TGGTTCACCTTCAACGATTACCACATCTTTATCAGCAAAAAACAGCTCAATAACTACTCTTTCACTGATCGGGGCAAGATCCGTACATCCATGTTGTAAAGTCAAGAAAAAAAAGACTATTGAAAAGCCGATAAAGCATTTGGATTTGGACATGACAAAACTCCGGTTGTATGTGTGCTATGCATGAGAAATATATGCTTTATAAGAATGATTACTTATCAAAAAAAATGTTTAATCCAAATAAAGCTGCCTGAATATTGGCTAAGTAAAGCACATTAATATAGGGAAGGGAGCTTCGACAAACAAGGATTTGCAGGAATATTGCTGAAAAAAAAACAGTTGGCGCCTCGTGTTGAATACATCAACTGTTCCGCAGACCCCTTCCTGTCAATTTTTTGAGAGATTTTTACTGTCCCTATGAAAAATCAAAACCGGTATCTGTATGCTGGATATTGCCATTGATATAGTTTTGATGCGTTTATCGAGCGTGCATGATATCGACCAGGTATTTATGATTCCGTCAAAATCCTGAATAATACTCCTCCTAAATTCTGAACGCTCAAATGTCAAAGCTTTGTATTATGCTTACAGCTTTTGCATAACGCTCCTTTTTGGCCAGATTGTTCATCTGTTTGAGCAATCTTTTCTTTACTTGGACATACTTGTCAAGTATCTCCCAATATGATTCTACAGCAATCATCAATGATGTAGGCAATTCCAGCTCTCGAGCTGTACGGTAATCCTTTTCACTCCACGCTCCTGCCGGAAAAATTTCCGCATATCCGTTGGCATCAAAAAACTTCCTTATTCTGTTTTTCATTCTGGTTATCTCTTTTTGCAGCTGAGTTAGTGAACGACTGATGGTTCGATCACTTCTGCGTTCACTGTCAGGTACCCTGCAGCTTTTGTAATCGCCGTTTTCCAAAACTGTAGCAAGGCGTCTGGAATCAATCTTATCGGTTTTAACTCTTGTATGCTTCTCCTGTGTTACCTTGTTGGGTGGGGTTACAATACAGGCGATATCATCGCTTACAAGCTGATCATGTAAGCCAAACCCCTTAAATCCAGCTTCATAAATTACGGTAATATCACAGTCTGGGAATTTATTTCTGAAATAATTAAGCAGATTCGCATATCGTGCCTGCATACTCGTATAATGTATCTCCCTTTTATCACAACGCACCGTTATCTTCCATGTTTTTTTGGAATCTTCAAGACCAACGAAAATTTTCTTGCTTTTTACAACGTAATTCTGCATTTTTCTTGTACTCATGGCTACCTCTCCTTTTGTGGCACTTTGTGACCACGTTAATGTTAAAAGACATTTTAAAGGAAGGTAGCTTTTTTTATTGTTTAATGCAACAGTGTTTGGGCATCCTTTCATAACATAGTAACTCTGTAACTTACCTGTTCTCCGTACGACTTCG
This sequence is a window from Chitinispirillum alkaliphilum. Protein-coding genes within it:
- a CDS encoding Transposase, with translation MSTRKMQNYVVKSKKIFVGLEDSKKTWKITVRCDKREIHYTSMQARYANLLNYFRNKFPDCDITVIYEAGFKGFGLHDQLVSDDIACIVTPPNKVTQEKHTRVKTDKIDSRRLATVLENGDYKSCRVPDSERRSDRTISRSLTQLQKEITRMKNRIRKFFDANGYAEIFPAGAWSEKDYRTARELELPTSLMIAVESYWEILDKYVQVKKRLLKQMNNLAKKERYAKAVSIIQSFDI